A genomic region of Miscanthus floridulus cultivar M001 chromosome 3, ASM1932011v1, whole genome shotgun sequence contains the following coding sequences:
- the LOC136546142 gene encoding homeobox-leucine zipper protein HOX25-like — protein MDSARSMISSSAVPFRAAGDGGGQVFLFGGRDGGGGFLRGLPLVGGASAAADAADGRRKRAFQLTAHEELQLQLQLELGDDELMCGLDYDLQGPQQHERAKRRLTAEQVRELELSFEEQKRKLEPERKSELARRLGIAPRQVAVWFQNRRARWRTKQLEQDFDRLRAAHDALLAGRDALLADNDRLRSQVITLTEKLKAKESSASEPEEQTVAVEATAYALFQEEKLCSEIATGSAAAPALGTNDSPESYFAGARSPPSSPEDDYCSCGADDRTFFLPDALLATAVEQSLERAAEEDGAQLNNWAWLWNDQQY, from the exons ATGGACTCCGCTCGTAGCATGATCAGCAGCTCTGCTGTGCCATTCCGTGCTGCCGGCGATGGCGGCGGACAGGTGTTTCTCTTTGGCGgccgcgatggcggcggcggattCCTTCGAG GATTGCCGTTGGTGGGTGGCGCCAGCGCTGCTGCCGATGCGGCGGACGGGCGGCGCAAGCGCGCGTTCCAGCTGACGGCGCACGAGGAGCTTCAGCTGCAGCTCCAGCTGGAGCTGGGCGACGACGAGCTGATGTGCGGCCTCGACTACGACCTCCAAGGGCCGCAGCAGCACGAGCGGGCGAAGCGGCGGCTGACGGCGGAGCAGGTGCGGGAGCTGGAGCTGAGCTTCGAGGAGCAGAAGCGGAAGCTGGAGCCCGAGCGGAAGAGCGAGCTGGCGCGACGGCTCGGGATCGCACCGCGCCAGGTGGCCGTGTGGTTCCAGAACCGCCGCGCGCGCTGGAGGACCAAGCAGCTGGAGCAGGACTTCGACCGCCTCAGGGCCGCGCACGACGCCCTCCTCGCCGGCCGCGACGCCCTCCTCGCCGATAACGATCGCCTCCGCTCACAG GTGATCACGTTAACTGAGAAACTGAAAGCGAAGGAGTCATCAGCGTCAGAGCCGGAAGAGCAGACAGTTGCCGTTGAAGCGACAGCCTATGCTCTTTTCCAAGAAGAAAAACTCTGCTCCGAGATCGCCACCGGCAGCGCTGCAGCGCCGGCGCTAGGGACCAACGACAGCCCGGAGTCCTACTTCGCCGGGGCGCGCTCGCCTCCGTCGTCGCCAGAGGACGACTACTGCAGCTGCGGCGCCGACGACCGCACCTTCTTCCTCCCGGACGCTCTGCTCGCCACGGCCGTGGAGCAGAGCCTCGAGCGCGCTGCTGAAGAGGATGGAGCGCAGCTCAACAACTGGGCATGGTTATGGAACGATCAGCAGTATTAG